Sequence from the Streptomyces sp. MMBL 11-1 genome:
GATCTGCGGCACGGTTACCTGTTCGGGCAGTTCGGCGAAGGCCTTCTTGATGGCTGAGTCCACGGTGTCTCCAGGGGCTGGTGGGGCGACAACGGCAGCCGCCTATCAGATGCTAATTTACTCCTAAGTGGTCGCCCTGTCCAGTTGGGCATTACGTTCTGGGCTCGGGCCGCTGCGGGACTTCAGCGGCCCAGTGCCGTGATGACGGCCTCGAAGCAGGCCCGTGTGTCCTCGTAGAAGAGGCGCAGGGGCGTGCCCGGGTAGCCGGGCGACTCGTACAACGGCGTCGCGCCGGCCGAGGTCACCAGGCGCGCCTGCCACCCGCCGTGCTGGCGTACGGGGTGCGTGATGTGGTTCCGGGAGTGGACGAACGAGAACGGCAGGCTGTCGGAGTGGCCGATGACGAGGGTGGCCACGCGCTGGAGCTGAGGGGAGTAGCCAGCATGGTGGGCGACGTGCTGATCCTGCAGCAAGAGGCGCAGAAGCCGGTCGGCCCGGCACTCGCACGTGTCGACCGCGCACCGCTGGGTTCCCACCCAGGCATGCAGGTCACTGGCCGCGCGGACGATCTCGGCCATCTCGTTCCTGCCGCGCTCCCACAGCGCATCGTCCGGCCCGTCAGCCATGCTCAGCTCGGCCTCCGTGGAGCGCGCTTCCCTCAGGAAGGAGTTCAGCCTCCGGTCGAGGCCGGCGAAACAGGAGGGGACATCTCCGCGGGCGAGTGAGGCGAGGGGGCCGTCGTGCTCGCCGAAGTAGGCGGCGGCATCGACAGCGTGGTTCGTGGTCTCGATGGGCACAATGCTTCCGTTTCTGCAGGAGGGGGCTGGCTCAGGCCTCGGACGGTCTCCGCCTGAGCGGCGGGAGCTGCTTCCAGAGGGGCTCGCACACTTCGATGTCGCACTGCACCCGCGCGGAGCCGGCCTTCGAGGCGTAGATCCTTTCCCAGACCGTCCGGCGGCCCCGTGCCTGGCCGGGGGAGGTGTACGGGCCCTCGTACCAGGTGAGGGTCAGCCCCTCACACCTGATGGTGGGGTTCCTGCGCCGGTACAGCTGGAGATCGCGGTCGAGGGGAGAGCCCTCGGCGTACGTCGCGACGACCACGGTGCGATACAGCGGGGTGCTCGGCCCCATGCCGATGTTTCGGGCCAAGGTTCCTCCATGTCCGGTGGGTTGGTGAGCGAGGAGTGGGGTCGGTCCCGGGTGCTAGGCGGGCCAGACGGGCCAGACGAGGGCGGTCTCGGCCGAGAGGCGCCCGAAGACCTTGGCGTTCTTGGAGCGGAGCTGGCCGAGGACCTCATCGGCTCGTTCCTCGGATACGCCGAACACAGCGAAGGCCGCGCGGCTGCGCTCCTCCCGGGCGGTCGCTTCGGCGATACGGGCCTGTGCGCTCTGGACGTCCTGAAGTGAGTTGGCGGCCGCGACCTCGCGGGCTGCGTCGATGAGGGGCCGGATGTCAGCGAGATGGGTGTTCAACATCTGCTCGGCGTGCTCGGCGACGCGGTCGCGGACAGCCCGGACGGAGGTCAGGTGGTCGTCCTGCTCGCAGCTGATCTTGTCGAACTCCCAGGTCGGGCCGCCGTCGGGGCTGAAGAACCGGACGGTGAAGGTGAGCGGGATTCGGAAGCGGGTCGTGACGTCCACGGCCAGGGCCACGCGCTGGGCGTTGGCGTAGATGGAGTGCAGCGTGGGCCGGATCGTCACCGTCGCCGGGCGCCCGTCGATGCTGGATTCGATGGTCCGCTCGGGCGGGCCCTGTCGGTGGTCATGGGGCTCGTGGAGGTGCGGCTGAATGGCGATGCCTTTCGAGGGGGGACATGGGTGGCGGCTCGCGCCCGGTAGGTCAGCCGCGCTGGTGCGGGCGGCCGCCGACGCTGGCCCGGCGGCGCCGCTCGTCGGCCTCGTGCTCGGCCAGCGCGGTGCGGGCGGAGCTCAGCCTGCGGTAGAGCTCGAGGTCGCCCGTTCCGAGAGCAGTAGCCATAGCGGCGCTGTAGGACGCCCAGGAGGGGGTGCCCGTTATGGGAGATTCAGGCAGGAGCATGGGCGGGCCTCTCTCGATGCGGGTGGGAGGGCTCAGTACCGGGAGGGGATCAGGCGGAGGCTTCGTCCCGGTCCAGGTCGCCGGGCGCCCACATGAAGGAGCCTCCGGTCCAGTCCTCCTCGGGGAGGGACTCGCGCGGGATGATCACCACCAGTTCGTTCCGGCGCCAGTGGAAGTTCGTGCCATCCAGGGCGACGGTCCCGGGCCGCCAGAAACGCTTGCGCACCTTCGCGGCCCAGGACCCGGAGGTCTGGGCCCGCCGGTCGCGGCCGGGGCGCGGGTCGGCCTGCTCCGCGTAGGTGCCGACGTACCAGTCGTGCTCCCGTACGTCCTGGGCGCGGACGACGCGCAGCGCGCCGGGACCGGTGCCCTCGGGGAGCAGTTCAGCGAAGAAGTTCGGCACGGGGTGCTCCTTGTTCGGGGCTGGGCGACTACCTACAAACGCTAATTTACTCATTGAAGGAGTATATGTCAAACCTTACATGTCATGCGGTGTCGTGCCGGCTCCGCTGCGCGCGGCCTGCGACGGGCCCCACCCGCGCCGCGTACCGACCGAGGGGCCGGTACGCGGCGGGAGCAGACTCAGTCCGCGGCCGCGCCCTCGATGCAGGCCAGGGCATCGTTCGGCTCCACCGGCGCGTGCTGCTCCTGCCCGTCCGGGCAGTTGAAATCGTCATCGTCGGTCCACCACAGGCCCTTGAACAGGGTGATCGGCTTGCGGCAGTGCTTGCAGATTCCGGCGGCCTCCCACGGGGGACCCAAACGGGCAGCGGTCGAGGTCATGTGCAGTTCCTTCCGGACTTCGGGGGCAGAGCGCAGGAGGGTTCGGGCGGAGGCGCGGCCGGGATGACGAGCACGGGCTCGTCGGCCCACCAGACGTCACATCCCTGACCCGTGGCCCACCGGGGGTCGGCCGGAACGGTTCCGAGCCTCACGCGGGGTTCCGGCTCGGACCATTGCCGTTCGACCGTGCACAGGTCGCACGGGCACGCCGGGTTCCACGGCCTGGGTTCGTCCGCCACGTATGGCCGGTTCACCCATGTCGAGACCCGGGTCATGTGGCCGGGAGTCGGGAAGTGCGAGAAGGACGCGAGGATCAGGTCACCGGCGCGCACTTCAGAGGCGAGGACGGGCCTGGCGTCCGACTCGAACGCCCCAGTCGGAAGGTCTCCGAAGTGGGCGGCGGAGCGGGTACCGACAATGAGCGGGCAGTGGGACGGGTCGAGTTGAACGGGTACGGCGGCCATCGGGAAGTCTCCATCGGATGAGGAGGGCGGCGGGGCGGCTGGAGCCCTGGGGCAGCGGCGGCGGATTCGGGGTGCAGCCCTCGGTGGCTGCGGGGCGCTTGATCCGGGGGAGTCAGGTCACGGCGCTGCGACCAGTACGTACGTCCAGGCCTCCGACCCGGCAATGCGCCGGTGGAAGCGGCCCGCAGGGCGATGGAACGAGAGTTCCTCGTGGCCACCCTCCAGGCGCTCGACGAGCAACTGCTGAAGCGCGGCCAGGCTCAGCGTGACGAGAGCCGGCGCGCGGTCTGACCTGTTGACGCGCCGGAGTGCGAGTTCCTCCGGTGCGTACGGGACGGATCCGGAGGCGCTCAGCCCCCCGAACGCCGCCGCGATGGCATCGGCAGTGCGCAGAGGACTGCCCGGCAGCGGGCCGGTGGTGGGCAACTGCCGGGGTATGAACCGCAAGCTCGTCCGGATGCCGCGCGGGTGCGCCCCGAAGAGTGCGGGCTCCGGCCCGGCAAGTCCGGCGCGCACCTGGTCGTCCCGAAAGGGACCGGTGCCGTCCGCGTTGAGGTGGCTGATCCACTGGCCGCCCTGGCGGTGCCAGACCCGGGGGCCGTTCGTCTGGGCGATTCGGTCGCCGTCCCACAGGCGCTGCGGTACAGCCATGGCCGGTGTTGGCATGTCCTGTCCTTGATCTCTTCGGAGGTGGGGTGCGCCATCACCGGCGACGGGCGAGGGTGCCCAAGCCCCTGGGGCGGTTGCGGGATTCAGCGCCGGGCGCGCCGACGGGCGGGGCGGGCGGCGCGGTGCAGCCGGTGGTGGACGGCACAGAGCGTGATGAAGAAGGCGATGGTGAGGGTTCCGGGCAGGGTGGTCGCGGCGGAGAGCGTGCTGCCGGTGAAGAGGACGCCGAGGGCGAAGCCCGCCAGGGCCAGCAGGGCGAGTCCGTCGGTGAAGGACGCGGCAACCGCCAGCGTGGGGCGAGAGGTGCGCGTGCCGTGCGAGGCCCCGAGGCCGAGGGCGAAGGCGAGCATCCACAGGCCGAGACCCGAGATGACGGCGAAGGCGAATGCCAGCAGAGGCGGCGTGCTGCTGAAAAGGGCGGGCGCCGCCAGGGCGAGGGCCGTGAGGCGCAGAAGCGGGAGTGCTCGCCGGGTGTCGGGGCGGCTGGGGCGGTTCGCGCTCGCGCTCATGGTGTCCCTCTCGGTTCGGAGAGGGCGACGCCCTCCCTCCTCATCGGGAACTAATTTACTCACACCCCCTTCGACTGTCAAGTCATAATTGTCAAAAGGGGATGGTGGCTTCAGCTGTGCCGTGCGGCCGATTCACGTGGATGACCACCGGCAGGCGGTCGCCCCAATCCGTTGCCTCCTCGGCGTCGCAGAGGATGAGCAGGCAACCGTCATCGCTGAAGTAGGCGCCGATACGCAGAGGTCCCAGGAGCACGACCGGAATGGCGTCGTCATCCCCTGGTTCGGGGGTCAGGAAGGAAGCGGTGCGGTTGAGGGCGCGGGCGCGATCGTCCATGGGGGTCAAGTGCGTTCCCTTCGTCGTGAGGTGGCGAGCCGGTGTCAGGCCGGGCGCGCCGGGGCGTCCTCGTAGGCGGCCCCGAGATCGGTGGGGAGGAACACCCACGGGACGTCCCCCGGGTACAGCACACGGGCGATGAAGCCGGGCAGCCAGATGCTGTCCCCGCTGATACGGCTCATGGTCGGCCCTAGGTAGGTGACAAGCGTGCCGTACGGATCGGCGATGACGTCCCCGACACGGATCTCCTCGCCCGTCGCCACGATGCGCAGGACCCGGATCGCCTCGCGCGGGTCGTGCCGCTCGCCCAGCATGGAGTTCCTGGTGATCGTGGAAGGCTCCTGGCGCTGCTGCTCGGCGCGCAGGTCGTACGCGGCCAGGGCGGCGTCCCCGGCTGGGGTGATCTCCACCCTGCCGCCGGCATCGGCCCACCGGAGCCAGCCACGGCCGAAGGCGCGGTGGACCGCGTCGGGACGCAGGTAAGAGGGGAGAGAGCCTGAGCGGTCGACGAAGCAGCGAAGGGCGCCGAACTCACGTACGGCCGAGAGAGCCCCGCTCCGCGCGGATCGCAGAGCGCGCGCCTCGCGCCCGCCGGGGTGCTGGATCAGGACGTTCAGGGTTCTGCTCCTTCGGGAAGTTCATGATGGCCGGTCGGACGGAAGTCAGGATGCGGTGAGGCGAACGGCGTACGCGGCCAGGGCAGAGGCCGCAGAGCGTTCGTCCCAGCTGACGCGCAGGGTCGAACCGTGGCGGCGCAGGACGGTCCGGCGGTCCTCGTGCGCGAACTCGGTACCCGGAGCGCCAGGAAGCCGCCGCGGGAGGTGACGGACATCCTCCCGCTCGCCGGCGGAGCCGAGGTCCGCGGCCAGGTGGCGAAGATCGTCGTCCCGGTGGACGCAGCCGCCGTGACAGGTCAGCAGGGCCAGGCGGGGGCCGCCGCTCCGCGCATAGATCGCGTGCCGGGTGTGGCTGCCCATCTGCCGCGTGCGGACCACCGCTGCCGAGGACGCCGGGTTGTTGCGCACCAGCCAGAAGGCTTCACCCTCGCTGTCCCGGAACGACCGCCCGAGCCGAACACCGGGGGTGTGGCGAATCGTGGCCCAGTCCGCCGAAACGCCGGCCGCTGCCCCCAGCCAGGTGCACGGCTCCAAGGTGCTGCGCCCGGCTGCCGGGTCGGAGAAGAGTGCCCCGGGTGTGGGCGGCAGGGGCCGGACGCGGACCAGGAGCAGCGGGGTGGCCGCGGGCCAGTCGATGCCGTGCTCGCGAAGATGCGCGTGCTGGACTGGGCAGGCGCCGCATCGGCCGGGTTCCGGCGCGCTGCAGCGATCGAAGCCGCCCCACCGCTGGCGTCCGGTCATGGACTCGAAGAGAGTCGGATAGTTGGTGGGCAGCAGACCGCACTGGTTGCGGTCCCCGAAGTGGGCGCTGAGCGAAAGCCGGTTCCAGCCCTGCCCGTCGGGGCCTCGGGGGCCGTAGCCGGGTGCGGGCAGAAAGAGCGTCAAGCCGGGCTCCGTGTTGTCGTCGTGGAAAAGGGGAGGGGACGGGCCCATTGGCGGGCTGCCGCCAGGACGGGCGGCACAAGGCCCGTGGGGCTACGTGTGTGCGAAGTCGCGTTCGTGCTCCGGGCAGTGGTCGTCGTTCCGCCCCTTGGGCGCGGTGCAGAACTCCGTGAACGGCGTGCCTTCGGCTGCCTGCCAGCCGCACTGCCAGGACTGGACGTCCCCCGCCGTCGGGGCACGCGGCGGCAGTGCAACAGAACGGCGGCCGAGAAGCAGCGCGCGCCACGACGCGGTCAGGTTCGCGGCGTCGCCGTCCTCGGCGGGGTAGAGGCCGAAGAACTCGGCGGCCTCGGCGTCGCGGAACTCCAACTCCGCCTGGCCGACTTCCCAGTCGCCGTAGAGCTGGCCCACGACGCAGTCGGCGCTGGAGTCGATGTCGAGCACGCTGGGGTCGATCCGGTCCCGCCAGCCGGCGGGCCCGTACCGGTCGAGGAGCCTGACGCCGTTGTCCACGCGGACGTCGGCAGACAGCGGTTCAATGATCACGTGGTTCTCCGGGGAGTCGTGGGCTGACAGGCGACGGCCGCCCGGCCGCCCGGGGGGTGTTCTTGACCGCATCAGCCCCTGACGGTGGCGTTGTGCTGGGCCATACAGCCGGCGGGCTTCGGCCGGATCCGCGTGGACGTAAGCGATCAGGCTGCCCTGTGACTCGTCGACGATTCCGCGCGTCGCGGGGCCGAAAGAGGCGCGACCGGGGTCGTCCTCGGCGATCGAAGCGTCCACGAAGATCATGGGGCGGCTCTCTTCCTTACGGAAGTCGCGAGTTGGGGATGCTGGACGGCTATGGGGCCGCCCTGCGTCAGGTCAGGTCCCGAGCACCTTCGGGTACGGCCGACAGGGCAGTGCGCATGGCGTCGTCGATCTCCGTGCTCAGGTCGTGGAGCGCGGCGTGGCGAGCGACCGTCACGTCATGGTCGGAGCCGTCCATGGCGAAGTCAGTGGGGCTCAGAGGCTGCATCGAGTCCCAGGTCGAGTTGGTGACGGCGAGGAGAGCCGCCCGGCACTGCGCCAGCGTGGCGTTGGCGATGAGGGCGTCGATGTCCGGCTTGGGGGCCTGGGCGGGCATGGTTCCTCCACTGTCTTGGATTCGGGGGATCGGGTCGGCCACCTGGCCGGTCGGCGGCGTCAGATGACGCGCATCCCGACGAGACGGGGGCCGGTGTCGCGCACTCCGCACCACTCGTCGGCGCAGTCGGGGCACAGGACGTAACAGCCGCACTCGTCGCGGTCCAGCACATGCCATCCGGCGTCCTGCGCTTCGTGTTCGCCGTCGCCGTCCTCGAAGAACGGGGACTGCCTCGGGCACTGATCGCAGGTGATCCGCTCGTACTCCGTCACGTCCATCGGGTGCACCGGAACGAGAAGCGGGGCGGTGGTCTCGGCGATCAGAACGGTCAAAGCGCGTCTCCCGGGAGAGGTGGGGCGGGTTGCTTGCCGGGGCTGATGCCCGCCCCGACAAGAACTAATTTACTCTATAGGCGCGCGACAGTCAAATCTGTGTTGTCATTCGGTGTTGACTGCGGTCCGGACTCGCTCGGCGTTCGCCATGCTGGCGGCCGACTGGGGGGAGCCTCCGCCGTTGACGACGAGATAGAACGCGGCCTCGTCCGCTTCGGTGGCGCACTCCTTGGTCTCGCCGACGAGCAGCGAGCAGTACCGCTCCATGAACCTCACACCCTTCTCGGTGAGGCCCGAGTGGCGGACGTAGGGGCCGTCGTCGGTGTCCTCGGTGCGCCCGACGTGGTCAGCGGGAAGCCAGGAAGCCGGGATGGTGAACTCGCTGTTGAACCACATCACCGCCGTGGTGAGGCGCTGTTTGCCGTCCACGCAGGCCCACAGCGGCTCCCCCGGCGTCTCGTAGGGATCGCGGCCGGGGTTGGCTGCCGCCCAGGCCGAGTTGCAGCGGTCGGAGAGGATCACGACCCCGGCCGGCCTGCCCAGAAGCCAGGTGTGGACGAGATTGATGCGCTGATCCGGCGTCCATACGTCGCCGCGCTGATAGGACGGGTCGAGCGTGATCTCGCCTTCCACGATCCGGCGGGCGAGCCACTTCGCGGACTGGAAGGAGGGGGTCAGGCTGATGTGGTCGAGCGGCGCGGCTGTCTGGCGGGTCATACGTTCCTCGGCGAAGTCGTGTCCCCTTCGGGGGGCGGGGTGTGCAACGCGGACGTACGGGCCGCGTCCGGGCTCGATAGGCGGGGAGGCCGCACCGTAACGTGCGGAGGGCCGGGGAGGCGTAAGCCCTGGCCTGTATGAGTGGGCGGCGCAAGGCCCTGTCGAAGGGCGGGGTCAATGGTCCGCGCGCCCTGGGCCGGGTGCTTGCTCCAGGGCCCATCCCTCGGAGCCCGCAGGCGCTAATTTACGCCTACGGGTGCCGTCAGGTCAATTGTTACGCGTCATTCAAGCCCCGCCGAGGCGGCGTTCGTCGCCAATGACATGGAAGAATTGACACAATCAAGCAATGTGAGTAAATTAGGTCCTTAGTTGCTCTGCCTCCTCGCGACGGCGAATCCGCCGCTGACCCGACACGGCTCGCCGAGGCTTCGTCCAGCTGCTCCGAGCGCGGAGCACTCAGCAGGAGGTACTTCAATGGCTGCCCAGACCACTTCCCGCGAGACCGTCTACCTGCAGTGGGACCGTCACGGATTCATGACGTCGGTGGTCGAGTTCCCCGCCGGCCACGACTGCGAGCTGATCGAGAGGTGGCGTCGCCGCGTCACAGCAAACGGCGGCTGGCCGGTCGAAGCGGGGAGCCCTGCACCGCTCACGACAAGCGGCGGCTGAGCACGACATGTTCAGCCAGATGGCATCGCCTCGCAGTACGCCCTGATTCTTGGAGGAGCCCCATGAGTGACGCCACCCGCTGCGCCCACTGCCTCATGCCCGCTGAAGCGGACTCGGCCGGCATCGCGGCCGAGCACGACTTCCCCTACGCCGCGTACAACTACGGACTGTGCAAGGGATCGAACAAGCCCACCCTTGCAGCACCAGCCACTCCGCCCGCCGTCTGGGGGGACGACAGCCGCCGGTTCGTTGAGATCGGCGTGCTGCCCTCTCCGCTTCCGCGCGCCGAGAGGGCAGGGTGGACCATCACCGTCAGCGGAGTCCGCTTCACGCACTTCTGGCACTGCTGGAGCTGCCGCAAGCCGGTCCACGTCGCCACCGACGGCGGGGTCATCAGGGCGGGCTTCGACTCCAAGGGGCGCTTCTTCGAGACGTCCCGGCCCGGTCGCCGCGCCACCTACGTCGGACCGTGCCCGAATGGCTGCGGCACCCAGCTGAGCCTGGGCACCGGCAGGTCCGGCGGCGAGTCTCACCCGCTTCCCGTGGCCGAGGGGCGCACCGTCCTGAACCGCGAGTGGGAGATCCTGCGCCACGACCTCGGCGTACACACTCCCGAGATGACAAGAAGCGATCTGGCGCGGCTGCGTCCGACCACCGGGTGACTCCACCCGCGCCCGCCCCCGGCCCTGCCGCTGAGGTGGCCTCACGTGCCGGCTCCAGGCTGGCGCGCCGAGGGCGGGATACCTCTCCGAACTCGCCTTGTACCCAGTTCCCTGACGTCCCCTGGAGCCTTCATGCCGTTTCACCAGATCCACCCCTATCCGGCCTGCGACCCGGGGTTCCGCCTCGACATCGACGGCCGAGCCCGATTTCTTCATGCAGGCTTCACCGTCGACATCCAGGTGCGCCCGGCAACTCACGAGGACATGCCGCCGTCCGTCAGCGAGGTGCCCTCCTTCGCCGTCATGATGATCGGCACCATCACCATGGAGGGCGCCGTGCTGTGCGAGGTGTCCGAAGCTGCCAACGAGCGTGAGCCCGCCCGCATGCGCGAAGCCCTGGAGTCGGCTCTCTCCCGCGCGGTCGAGGAGGCTCGACGGGCGGTCGAGAAGATGGTGAAGCGTATCGAGCAGATCGACCGCGAGCAGCGTTCCGCCTCTGGGTGACAGCGCAGGCGCACGACTGTTCGACATGTAAAAATTGACAACAGCACACGTTCTGGGTAAATTAGTTTCTGTTGGTCGGCGCGCTGCGACCGTCCTCGCCGGAGTGCCCGCCCCCCCCGTAGGGGCCTCCACCACCTGGCGGACCCGGGCGGGGCGACGAGGCGCCCTCGGCGTAGCCGACCAGTCGCCCGGTGCACACCGGCCGAGTCCAGCCCGAGAGCCCCGGACTCCGTAGCTCCCCGAGCCCGACAAAGATCCAAGCCGCAGGTCCGAGCTTCCACAACATCCCGCCACTGCCCGAGGGGTTACAACCATGAGCCGACGAAAGACCAACGACCTCACGCTCCGGACGCCTCTTCCCCCCGTCCCGGGCGTCGGCGCCCTCGGCATCCGAGTCACGTACGCCACCAACGCCCCGGCGGGCTGGACGGTGGCACTGCTGCGGCTGCCCAACGACTACTACGTCGCCATCGGCCACAACCCGCGCGAGCAGTGGGCTGTGGCGTTGCATCACTACGTCGTCCAGGGCACCCGCGTCGTCGACCCCCGGCCGCTGCGCACCGATCCGTTCACGGGCACTTCTGCGACCTACGGCATCAAGTGGCCGTGGACGGACGGCTACGGAACCGCCTCCGTCCTGCGCGCTCTCGCCACCCTCGATCCCTACATTCAGAAGCCCGAAGCCTCCTGACCCCCACGGTGCCCGACCGTTCACCGAACCGGTGGACGGTCGTGTCCCGCTCCCCTCTCGTCCACGCTCCAAGGCCCGAAAGGCCTGGGGAGGCAGCGGCCCCTAGCACAGGGCCG
This genomic interval carries:
- a CDS encoding DUF262 domain-containing protein, with the protein product MTRQTAAPLDHISLTPSFQSAKWLARRIVEGEITLDPSYQRGDVWTPDQRINLVHTWLLGRPAGVVILSDRCNSAWAAANPGRDPYETPGEPLWACVDGKQRLTTAVMWFNSEFTIPASWLPADHVGRTEDTDDGPYVRHSGLTEKGVRFMERYCSLLVGETKECATEADEAAFYLVVNGGGSPQSAASMANAERVRTAVNTE